One Betta splendens chromosome 8, fBetSpl5.4, whole genome shotgun sequence DNA segment encodes these proteins:
- the svilc gene encoding supervillin isoform X1, with protein sequence MVMDSTDDPVPEPRSERIARYKAERRRELAERYGNVEELPSKWVKRDGREAHEPAIQAHGGPLSSEPGLNQGVNGRTRGVTNGLEADAHAESDYLRRQGSQDSASAHSGQLHTRVSVGRLRSSLLQRSGAGAAPDKASPDAGRTASSLDLAVRPGPEGRRRTQRYLPAGPAGARKSGERFRTQPITAHEVEESSGLLDPAEEHSEADVKTDERAKMSVAAKMSLFKELERSAAPPKARSGACRDRRGRRGNEHRFLTQPITCEEMVTISASTPGAPLEPPSVHAESAEDGDQNCKLSMSEKLALFNKLSLPGRRDDGRADGPPERRRQKGARYRTQPITVEEVGLLQKGPVQLPALCLSSHLSDRQQASSVNLKPSEVRFSQSRPDGGTGPEESSPGQHRDPETGLRGILKKSRSERSGTEAPLHREQNGGGCGAAAAEAALEVHAPPRRRRTSSAEGGSSTAAPWRQRARNGTETGASATRTEPERDAALDQPASSLELSSRIQQEDEKESETTATGGVRVSLADGSTEPQDPTIGTNSAEETETLAAPQRWEPVFASVYSSSTPQYIMCFNQTNLSFEAQEVSSPTKNQPQPQWRQKAGGAEDQEPHADKDEDFEAEAAAQCAPPSPPREATEPVAADGGSSGDRSPPSSRPRPPAGDGAAESEQDLDVLCQTNMPMLTSAVAEHRRSVRPSRRTQGSRNPLRALAAREDIRQDYMGERVGTTEERIQAEKKSKNSSPEASPPRSTDSSFDAARAARPPFSSLMLIHVKGRQHVQARVVEPSARSLNSGDCFLLVSPEHCVVWSGEFASEQERAKASALASFIQRHGDLGCRASRVVRLEEGLNSDGSVAADFWSLLGGRTPYRGAGAPEEDEVYERGVVESNCVYRLVETRLVPYERAWASVPTTSLLSPTEALVFDFGSELYLWLGLDVPPGRRSVALQLTQQVWAGAYDYSNCGVNPLDPTQRNPGVQPRGEGRPAWALFGVLSQHSETSLFTEKFLDWPRGGGGSEDAAAVDDEAQVGSDRFNPFHSGESVTRLLSSQPEPPAPDLLASCDSASLAPGQTAEEVGSVLDGLGVRRGGSGVVALEDGGRAELRTLAVDTWHVQEFGDSEVPVQSAGQLHQGDSYVIRWTHSAGAADDVDGPDGSGPDGSGPKQSTTFFLWRGRHSSVSGRDTAAFLSIGTKTPPESQVAVSQGSEPPCFLQLFHGGLVVHKGKREEASAHEGWRLFCVRGELPEEGSLLEVDCCCAGLRSRGCVVLLNSQQGVLYLWTGCKAHSSVREVGRRTVERLTQMRPPELGLGADQPVEVEAVEEGSEPAGFWAALGPMDRKAYDCMLHDPGKYNFTPRLFHLSARSGSLRARELQSPHRLPGLVMAMPFVQESLYSEPQPALFLLDNRLEVYLWQRGQPEQTESSASAWTRWHNERRCAMQTALQYCKEMNPRRPPQAYLVLEGSEPLTFTNVFPHWDTSLGPRSQGCTGRVKLTMVQDALAQLMKTQYPLEELLQNPLPEGVDPQHLEVYLSDQDFQTILEMKRDEYASLPSWKQIDLKKSKGLLY encoded by the exons ATGGTCATGGACAGCACAGACGACCCGGTCCCGGAGCCCAGATCGGAGCGGATCGCCCGCTACAAGGCCGAGAGGAGGCGAGAACTGGCCGAGCGCTATGGCAACGTGGAGGAGCTTCCTTCCAAATGGGTGAAGAGGGACGGGAGAGAGGCGCACGAGCCGGCGATCCAAGCCCACGGAGGCCCGCTGAGCTCAGAACCAGGCCTGAACCAGGGCGTGAACGGAAGGACGCGAGGGGTCACCAACGGATTAGAAGCAGACGCTCACGCAGAGTCCGACTACCTGAGGAG GCAGGGTTCCCAGGACTCTGCCAGCGCGCACAGCGGGCAGCTCCACACCCGGGTGTCGGTGGGCCGCCTGAGGAGCTCCCTCCTGCAGCGGAGCGGCGCCGGAGCGGCGCCGGACAAAGC GAGCCCCGACGCCGGTCGGAccgcgtcctccctggacctggCTGTGAGGCCGGGCCCCGAGGGCCGGCGGCGCACGCAGCGCTACCTCCCCGCCGGGCCGGCCGGCGCCCGCAAGAGCGGCGAGCGCTTCAGGACGCAGCCCATCACCGCGCacgaggtggaggagagcagcgg GCTGCTGGATCCTGCTGAGGAGCACTCCGAAG CTGACGTGAAAACAGACGAACGAGCCAAGATGAGCGTCGCAGCCAAGATGTCTCTGTTCAAA gagctggagaggtcCGCGGCCCCCCCCAAGGCCCGGAGCGGCGCCTGTCGCGACCGCCGGGGTCGCCGCGGCAACGAGCACCGCTTCCTGACCCAGCCGATCACCTGTGAGGAGATGGTCACCATCAG TGCCTCCACACCGGGAGCTCCACTGGAGCCTCCGTCTGTCCATGCTGAGTCAGCAGAGGATGGGGACCAGAACTGCAAACTCAGCATGAGTGAGAAGCTGGCCCTCTTCAACAAACTGTCTCTGCCGGGGAGGCGGGACGACGGCCGCGCCGACGGGCctccggagcggcggcggcagaaggGCGCCCGGTACCGCACGCAGCCCATCACCGTGGAGGAGGTCGGCCTG CTCCAGAAGGGCCCGGTCCAGCTTCCCGCCTTGTGTTTGTCCTCCCACctgtctgacagacagcagGCCTCGTCTGTCAATCTAAAGCCCAGCGAGGTGCGTTTCTCCCAGTCCAGACCGGACGGCGGCACCGGGCCGGAAGAAAGCAGCCCGGGTCAGCACCGCGACCCGGAGACGGGCCTGAGAGGAATCCTGAAGAAGAGCCGCTCGGAGCGGAGCGGGACGGAGGCGCCGCTCCACCGCGAGCAGAACGGCGGCGGCTGCGGggccgcggcggcggaggcggcgctggAAGTCCATGCGCCGCCGCGGAGACGGAGGACTTCCAGTGCGGAGGGAGGCTCCTCCACCGCGGCTCCCTGGAGGCAGAGAGCCCGAAACGGCACGGAGACCGGCGCCTCCGCTACCAGAACCGAGCCGGAGCGGGACGCTGCCCTGGACCAGCCGGCCTCGTCTCTGGAGCTCAGCTCAAGGATTCA ACAAGAGGATGAGAAGGAGAGTGAAACCACAGCCACAGGTGGAGTCCGTGTCAGCCTGGCGGACGGTTCTACAGAACCACAGGACCCGACCATCGGCACCAACAGCGCG gAAGAGACAGAAACTCTTGCGGCTCCTCAGCGCTGG gAGCCCGTCTTTGCCTCTGTCTATTCTAGCAGCACGCCCCAGTATATCATGTGTTTCAATCAG ACAAATCTGTCCTTTGAGGCTCAGGAAGTGTCGTCTCCCACCAAGAACCAGCCGCAGCCTCAGTGGAGACAAAAGGCCGGTGGG GCTGAGGATCAGGAGCCTCACGCGGACAAAGACGAGGACTTTGAAGCTGAGG CAGCGGCACAGTGCGCTCCGCCCTCGCCGCCGCGCGAGGCGACGGAGCCGGTCGCGGCGGACGGAGGCTCCTCCGGGGACCggtcgcccccctcctcccgcccccgcccccccgccgGAGACGGCGCTGCTGAGAGCGAGCAGGACCTGGACGTGCTCTGCCAGACCAACATGCCCAT gcTAACTTCGGCCGTAGCGGAGCACAGGAGGTCCGTGCGTCCATCTCGCCGCACTCAGGGCTCCAGGAACCCTCTGCGGGCTCTCGCAGCCAGAGAGGACATCAGGCAGGACTACATGGGCGAGAGAGTCGGCACAACTGAGGAGAGGATTCAAGCAGAGAAGA AGTCCAAGAACTCTTCTCCAGAAGCTTCGCCTCCCAGATCGACGGACTCCTCCTTTGACGCTGCGCGTGCGGCCCGTCCGCCCTTCAGCAGCCTGATGCTCATCCacgtcaaag GTAGGCAGCATGTTCAGGCGCGTGTGGTGGAGCCGTCGGCGAGGTCGCTGAACAGCGGCGACTGCTTCCTGCTGGTTTCCCCGGAGCATTGCGTTGTGTGGAGCGGCGAGTTTGCCAGCGAGCAGGAGAGAGCCAAG GCGTCGGCGCTGGCGTCGTTCATCCAGCGTCACGGGGACCTCGGCTGCCGGGCCTCGCGGGTCGTCCGCCTGGAGGAGGGGCTGAACTCTGACGGCAGCGTGGCCGCAGACTTCTGGTCTCTCCTGGGAGGGAGGACGCCGTACAGAG GTGCCGGCGCgccggaggaggacgaggtctACGAGCGCGGCGTGGTGGAGTCCAACTGCGTGTACCGGCTGGTGGAGACGCGGCTGGTGCCCTATGAACGGGCCTGGGCCTCCGTCCCCACCACCTCGCTGCTGAGCCCCACTGAG GCGCTGGTGTTTGACTTCGGCAGCGAGCTGTACCTGTGGCTCGGGCTCGACGTCCCCCCCGGCAGGAGATCGGTGGCTCTGCAGCTGACTCAGCAGGTGTGGGCCGGCGCCTACGACTACAGCAACTGTGGAGTCAACCCACTGGATCCCACGCAGCGCAACCCCGGCGTACAGCC GCGAGGGGAGGGTCGTCCCGCCTGGGCCTTGTTCGGGGTCCTATCGCAGCACAGCGAGACCAGCCTGTTCACGGAGAAGTTTCTAGACTGGCCGCGCGGCGGCGGGGGGAGCGAGGACGCTGCCGCGGTGGACGACGAGGCGCAGGTTGGTTCGGACCGGTTCAACCCGTTTCATTCGGGGGAAAGCGTAACCCGGCTCCTCTCCTCGCAGCCTGAGCCGCCGGCGCCCGACCTCCTGGCGTCCTGTGACAGCGCGTCTCTGGCGCCGGGCCAGACTGCGGAGGAGGTCGGCTCGGTTCTGGACGGGCTCGGCGTGCGGCGGGGCGGCAGCGGCGTGGTGGCGCTGGAGGACGGGGGCCGGGCGGAGCTGCGGACGCTCGCTGTGGACACGTGGCACGTCCAGGAGTTCGGCGACAGCGAGGTTCCGGTGCAGAGCGCCGGGCAGCTGCATCAGGGCGACTCCTACGTCATCCGCTGGACTcacagcgccggcgccgccg ATGACGTGGACGGTCCAGACGGGTCCGGTCCAGACGGGTCCGGCCCAAAGCAGAGCACCACCTTCTTCCTGTGGCGCGGCCGTCACTCCAGCGTCAGCGGACGCGACACGGCCGCGTTTCTGTCCATCGGCACGAAGACGCCCCCGGAGTCGCAG GTGGCCGTGTCTCAGGGCAGCGAACCGccctgcttcctgcagcttttcCACGGAGGCCTGGTTGTTCACAAGGGCAAACGAGAGGAGGCGTCCGCTCACGAAG GCTGGCGCTTGTTCTGCGTGCGGGGGGAGCTGCCGGAGGAGGGGTCTCTGCTGGAGGTGGATTGCTGCTGCGCGGGTCTACGCTCCAGGGGCTGTGTTGTCCTGCTCAACAGCCAGCAGGGGGTCCTGTACCTCTGGACTGGTTGCAAAGCCCACAGCAGCGTCCGAGAGGTCGGCAGGAGGACGGTGGAGCGTCTCACTCAGAT GCGTCCACCAGAGCTGGGTCTCGGCGCCGACCAgccggtggaggtggaggcggtggaggaagGTTCAGAGCCCGCAGGCTTCTGGGCCGCGCTGGGCCCGATGGACCGGAAGGCCTACGACTGCATGCTGCACG ATCCTGGGAAGTACAACTTCACGCCGCGCCTCTTCCATCTGAGCGCCCGCTCCGGGAGCCTCCGGGCCAGGGAGCTTCAGAGCCCGCATCGGCTGCCGGGGCTTGTGATGGCGATGCCCTTCGTCCAGGAGAGCCTGTACTCTGAGCCGCAGCCAG CTTTGTTCCTGCTCGACAACCGCCTGGAGGTTTACCTGTGGCAGAGGGGTCAGCCTGAGCAGACAGAGAGTTCGGCGTCAGCCTGGACCCGGTGGCACAATGAGCGCCGGTGCGCCATGCAGACGGCGCTGCAGTACTGCAAAG AAATGAACCCGAGGAGGCCGCCGCAGGCCTATCTGGTCCTCGAGGGGTCAGAACCTCTCACCTTCACGAACGTCTTCCCACACTGGGACACGAGCCTCGGACCTCGCTCACAG GGTTGCACAGGGCGGGTTAAGCTGACTATGGTGCAGGACGCCCTGGCCCAGCTGATGAAGACCCAGTAccctctggaggagctgctgcagaaccctTTGCCTGAGGGAGTGGACCCACAGCACCTGGAGGTCTACCTGTCTGACCAGGACTTCCAG ACTATTCTGGAAATGAAGAGAGATGAATATGCCTCGCTCCCAAGCTGGAAGCAAATTGAtctgaagaaaagcaaaggcCTGCTTTACTAG
- the svilc gene encoding supervillin isoform X5 → MVMDSTDDPVPEPRSERIARYKAERRRELAERYGNVEELPSKWVKRDGREAHEPAIQAHGGPLSSEPGLNQGVNGRTRGVTNGLEADAHAESDYLRRQGSQDSASAHSGQLHTRVSVGRLRSSLLQRSGAGAAPDKASPDAGRTASSLDLAVRPGPEGRRRTQRYLPAGPAGARKSGERFRTQPITAHEVEESSGLLDPAEEHSEADVKTDERAKMSVAAKMSLFKELERSAAPPKARSGACRDRRGRRGNEHRFLTQPITCEEMVTISASTPGAPLEPPSVHAESAEDGDQNCKLSMSEKLALFNKLSLPGRRDDGRADGPPERRRQKGARYRTQPITVEEVGLLQKGPVQLPALCLSSHLSDRQQASSVNLKPSEVRFSQSRPDGGTGPEESSPGQHRDPETGLRGILKKSRSERSGTEAPLHREQNGGGCGAAAAEAALEVHAPPRRRRTSSAEGGSSTAAPWRQRARNGTETGASATRTEPERDAALDQPASSLELSSRIQQEDEKESETTATGGVRVSLADGSTEPQDPTIGTNSAEETETLAAPQRWEPVFASVYSSSTPQYIMCFNQTNLSFEAQEVSSPTKNQPQPQWRQKAGGAEDQEPHADKDEDFEAEAAAQCAPPSPPREATEPVAADGGSSGDRSPPSSRPRPPAGDGAAESEQDLDVLCQTNMPMLTSAVAEHRRSVRPSRRTQGSRNPLRALAAREDIRQDYMGERVGTTEERIQAEKKSKNSSPEASPPRSTDSSFDAARAARPPFSSLMLIHVKGRQHVQARVVEPSARSLNSGDCFLLVSPEHCVVWSGEFASEQERAKASALASFIQRHGDLGCRASRVVRLEEGLNSDGSVAADFWSLLGGRTPYRGAGAPEEDEVYERGVVESNCVYRLVETRLVPYERAWASVPTTSLLSPTEALVFDFGSELYLWLGLDVPPGRRSVALQLTQQVWAGAYDYSNCGVNPLDPTQRNPGVQPRGEGRPAWALFGVLSQHSETSLFTEKFLDWPRGGGGSEDAAAVDDEAQPEPPAPDLLASCDSASLAPGQTAEEVGSVLDGLGVRRGGSGVVALEDGGRAELRTLAVDTWHVQEFGDSEVPVQSAGQLHQGDSYVIRWTHSAGAADDVDGPDGSGPDGSGPKQSTTFFLWRGRHSSVSGRDTAAFLSIGTKTPPESQVAVSQGSEPPCFLQLFHGGLVVHKGKREEASAHEGWRLFCVRGELPEEGSLLEVDCCCAGLRSRGCVVLLNSQQGVLYLWTGCKAHSSVREVGRRTVERLTQMRPPELGLGADQPVEVEAVEEGSEPAGFWAALGPMDRKAYDCMLHDPGKYNFTPRLFHLSARSGSLRARELQSPHRLPGLVMAMPFVQESLYSEPQPALFLLDNRLEVYLWQRGQPEQTESSASAWTRWHNERRCAMQTALQYCKEMNPRRPPQAYLVLEGSEPLTFTNVFPHWDTSLGPRSQGCTGRVKLTMVQDALAQLMKTQYPLEELLQNPLPEGVDPQHLEVYLSDQDFQVPTGDYSGNEER, encoded by the exons ATGGTCATGGACAGCACAGACGACCCGGTCCCGGAGCCCAGATCGGAGCGGATCGCCCGCTACAAGGCCGAGAGGAGGCGAGAACTGGCCGAGCGCTATGGCAACGTGGAGGAGCTTCCTTCCAAATGGGTGAAGAGGGACGGGAGAGAGGCGCACGAGCCGGCGATCCAAGCCCACGGAGGCCCGCTGAGCTCAGAACCAGGCCTGAACCAGGGCGTGAACGGAAGGACGCGAGGGGTCACCAACGGATTAGAAGCAGACGCTCACGCAGAGTCCGACTACCTGAGGAG GCAGGGTTCCCAGGACTCTGCCAGCGCGCACAGCGGGCAGCTCCACACCCGGGTGTCGGTGGGCCGCCTGAGGAGCTCCCTCCTGCAGCGGAGCGGCGCCGGAGCGGCGCCGGACAAAGC GAGCCCCGACGCCGGTCGGAccgcgtcctccctggacctggCTGTGAGGCCGGGCCCCGAGGGCCGGCGGCGCACGCAGCGCTACCTCCCCGCCGGGCCGGCCGGCGCCCGCAAGAGCGGCGAGCGCTTCAGGACGCAGCCCATCACCGCGCacgaggtggaggagagcagcgg GCTGCTGGATCCTGCTGAGGAGCACTCCGAAG CTGACGTGAAAACAGACGAACGAGCCAAGATGAGCGTCGCAGCCAAGATGTCTCTGTTCAAA gagctggagaggtcCGCGGCCCCCCCCAAGGCCCGGAGCGGCGCCTGTCGCGACCGCCGGGGTCGCCGCGGCAACGAGCACCGCTTCCTGACCCAGCCGATCACCTGTGAGGAGATGGTCACCATCAG TGCCTCCACACCGGGAGCTCCACTGGAGCCTCCGTCTGTCCATGCTGAGTCAGCAGAGGATGGGGACCAGAACTGCAAACTCAGCATGAGTGAGAAGCTGGCCCTCTTCAACAAACTGTCTCTGCCGGGGAGGCGGGACGACGGCCGCGCCGACGGGCctccggagcggcggcggcagaaggGCGCCCGGTACCGCACGCAGCCCATCACCGTGGAGGAGGTCGGCCTG CTCCAGAAGGGCCCGGTCCAGCTTCCCGCCTTGTGTTTGTCCTCCCACctgtctgacagacagcagGCCTCGTCTGTCAATCTAAAGCCCAGCGAGGTGCGTTTCTCCCAGTCCAGACCGGACGGCGGCACCGGGCCGGAAGAAAGCAGCCCGGGTCAGCACCGCGACCCGGAGACGGGCCTGAGAGGAATCCTGAAGAAGAGCCGCTCGGAGCGGAGCGGGACGGAGGCGCCGCTCCACCGCGAGCAGAACGGCGGCGGCTGCGGggccgcggcggcggaggcggcgctggAAGTCCATGCGCCGCCGCGGAGACGGAGGACTTCCAGTGCGGAGGGAGGCTCCTCCACCGCGGCTCCCTGGAGGCAGAGAGCCCGAAACGGCACGGAGACCGGCGCCTCCGCTACCAGAACCGAGCCGGAGCGGGACGCTGCCCTGGACCAGCCGGCCTCGTCTCTGGAGCTCAGCTCAAGGATTCA ACAAGAGGATGAGAAGGAGAGTGAAACCACAGCCACAGGTGGAGTCCGTGTCAGCCTGGCGGACGGTTCTACAGAACCACAGGACCCGACCATCGGCACCAACAGCGCG gAAGAGACAGAAACTCTTGCGGCTCCTCAGCGCTGG gAGCCCGTCTTTGCCTCTGTCTATTCTAGCAGCACGCCCCAGTATATCATGTGTTTCAATCAG ACAAATCTGTCCTTTGAGGCTCAGGAAGTGTCGTCTCCCACCAAGAACCAGCCGCAGCCTCAGTGGAGACAAAAGGCCGGTGGG GCTGAGGATCAGGAGCCTCACGCGGACAAAGACGAGGACTTTGAAGCTGAGG CAGCGGCACAGTGCGCTCCGCCCTCGCCGCCGCGCGAGGCGACGGAGCCGGTCGCGGCGGACGGAGGCTCCTCCGGGGACCggtcgcccccctcctcccgcccccgcccccccgccgGAGACGGCGCTGCTGAGAGCGAGCAGGACCTGGACGTGCTCTGCCAGACCAACATGCCCAT gcTAACTTCGGCCGTAGCGGAGCACAGGAGGTCCGTGCGTCCATCTCGCCGCACTCAGGGCTCCAGGAACCCTCTGCGGGCTCTCGCAGCCAGAGAGGACATCAGGCAGGACTACATGGGCGAGAGAGTCGGCACAACTGAGGAGAGGATTCAAGCAGAGAAGA AGTCCAAGAACTCTTCTCCAGAAGCTTCGCCTCCCAGATCGACGGACTCCTCCTTTGACGCTGCGCGTGCGGCCCGTCCGCCCTTCAGCAGCCTGATGCTCATCCacgtcaaag GTAGGCAGCATGTTCAGGCGCGTGTGGTGGAGCCGTCGGCGAGGTCGCTGAACAGCGGCGACTGCTTCCTGCTGGTTTCCCCGGAGCATTGCGTTGTGTGGAGCGGCGAGTTTGCCAGCGAGCAGGAGAGAGCCAAG GCGTCGGCGCTGGCGTCGTTCATCCAGCGTCACGGGGACCTCGGCTGCCGGGCCTCGCGGGTCGTCCGCCTGGAGGAGGGGCTGAACTCTGACGGCAGCGTGGCCGCAGACTTCTGGTCTCTCCTGGGAGGGAGGACGCCGTACAGAG GTGCCGGCGCgccggaggaggacgaggtctACGAGCGCGGCGTGGTGGAGTCCAACTGCGTGTACCGGCTGGTGGAGACGCGGCTGGTGCCCTATGAACGGGCCTGGGCCTCCGTCCCCACCACCTCGCTGCTGAGCCCCACTGAG GCGCTGGTGTTTGACTTCGGCAGCGAGCTGTACCTGTGGCTCGGGCTCGACGTCCCCCCCGGCAGGAGATCGGTGGCTCTGCAGCTGACTCAGCAGGTGTGGGCCGGCGCCTACGACTACAGCAACTGTGGAGTCAACCCACTGGATCCCACGCAGCGCAACCCCGGCGTACAGCC GCGAGGGGAGGGTCGTCCCGCCTGGGCCTTGTTCGGGGTCCTATCGCAGCACAGCGAGACCAGCCTGTTCACGGAGAAGTTTCTAGACTGGCCGCGCGGCGGCGGGGGGAGCGAGGACGCTGCCGCGGTGGACGACGAGGCGCAG CCTGAGCCGCCGGCGCCCGACCTCCTGGCGTCCTGTGACAGCGCGTCTCTGGCGCCGGGCCAGACTGCGGAGGAGGTCGGCTCGGTTCTGGACGGGCTCGGCGTGCGGCGGGGCGGCAGCGGCGTGGTGGCGCTGGAGGACGGGGGCCGGGCGGAGCTGCGGACGCTCGCTGTGGACACGTGGCACGTCCAGGAGTTCGGCGACAGCGAGGTTCCGGTGCAGAGCGCCGGGCAGCTGCATCAGGGCGACTCCTACGTCATCCGCTGGACTcacagcgccggcgccgccg ATGACGTGGACGGTCCAGACGGGTCCGGTCCAGACGGGTCCGGCCCAAAGCAGAGCACCACCTTCTTCCTGTGGCGCGGCCGTCACTCCAGCGTCAGCGGACGCGACACGGCCGCGTTTCTGTCCATCGGCACGAAGACGCCCCCGGAGTCGCAG GTGGCCGTGTCTCAGGGCAGCGAACCGccctgcttcctgcagcttttcCACGGAGGCCTGGTTGTTCACAAGGGCAAACGAGAGGAGGCGTCCGCTCACGAAG GCTGGCGCTTGTTCTGCGTGCGGGGGGAGCTGCCGGAGGAGGGGTCTCTGCTGGAGGTGGATTGCTGCTGCGCGGGTCTACGCTCCAGGGGCTGTGTTGTCCTGCTCAACAGCCAGCAGGGGGTCCTGTACCTCTGGACTGGTTGCAAAGCCCACAGCAGCGTCCGAGAGGTCGGCAGGAGGACGGTGGAGCGTCTCACTCAGAT GCGTCCACCAGAGCTGGGTCTCGGCGCCGACCAgccggtggaggtggaggcggtggaggaagGTTCAGAGCCCGCAGGCTTCTGGGCCGCGCTGGGCCCGATGGACCGGAAGGCCTACGACTGCATGCTGCACG ATCCTGGGAAGTACAACTTCACGCCGCGCCTCTTCCATCTGAGCGCCCGCTCCGGGAGCCTCCGGGCCAGGGAGCTTCAGAGCCCGCATCGGCTGCCGGGGCTTGTGATGGCGATGCCCTTCGTCCAGGAGAGCCTGTACTCTGAGCCGCAGCCAG CTTTGTTCCTGCTCGACAACCGCCTGGAGGTTTACCTGTGGCAGAGGGGTCAGCCTGAGCAGACAGAGAGTTCGGCGTCAGCCTGGACCCGGTGGCACAATGAGCGCCGGTGCGCCATGCAGACGGCGCTGCAGTACTGCAAAG AAATGAACCCGAGGAGGCCGCCGCAGGCCTATCTGGTCCTCGAGGGGTCAGAACCTCTCACCTTCACGAACGTCTTCCCACACTGGGACACGAGCCTCGGACCTCGCTCACAG GGTTGCACAGGGCGGGTTAAGCTGACTATGGTGCAGGACGCCCTGGCCCAGCTGATGAAGACCCAGTAccctctggaggagctgctgcagaaccctTTGCCTGAGGGAGTGGACCCACAGCACCTGGAGGTCTACCTGTCTGACCAGGACTTCCAGGTACCGACTGGAG ACTATTCTGGAAATGAAGAGAGATGA